The nucleotide window CCGGGTTGAACTCACCTTCATGGAACGTCAGGCTCAACGTGTGGGGAATGCGCTGGGTCGCACTGCCATTGATACACACACCAGGCAGCGCCAGCAGCGGCTCAAGCAAACGATTGCGCAAATGGACAATCTTGTCGAGTTCGTCGTCGAACGACTCGGCCGCCAGCTCGAAGGCCGCGCCCATGGCCGCGATCTGGTGAGTCGCCAGGGTTCCCGAGCGAAAACCGCCTTCGTGCCCGCCCCCATGGATCTGCGCCGACAGGCGCGGTCGGGCACGCTCGCCGACGTAGAGCGCGCCGATGCCTTTGGGGCCGTAGATCTTGTGCGCGGAAAAGGACATCAGGTCCACCGGCCAATGGGCCAGGTCGATCCTGACCTTGCCCGCGCCCTGGGCAGCATCCACATGGAACAACGCGCCGTGCCCACGGACAAGTTCGCCGATGGCCGCAACGTCATTGACGGTGCCCAGCTCGTTGTTCACCAGCATCAGCGACACCAGGAAGGTGTCCTCGCGCAGGGCTTCGCGGACAGCATGCGGACTGATCAGACCCTCGGCATCCGGAGCCAGCCAGGTCACCGCGACGCCGCTCTCTTCGAGCTGCCGGGCGGTGTCGAGGATCGCCTTGTGTTCGATCAGGCTGGTGATGACATGGCCGCCGGACGCCCCGCGCGCCTGGGCCACACCCTTGAGGGCCAGGTTGTTGGATTCGGTGGCGCCGGAAGTCCAGACGATCTGCTGCGCCTGCGCGCCCACCAACTGCGCCACCTGCTGCCGCGCCCGCTCCACCGAGCGCCGGGCTTCCTGCCCGAAGGCATGGGAGCTGGAGGCCGGGTTGCCGAAGTTGCCGTCGAAGCCCAGGCATTCGACCATGACCTGGATGACCCGCTCATCCACCGGCGTAGTGGCGGCGTAATCGAAATATAAAGGAC belongs to Pseudomonas sp. B21-028 and includes:
- a CDS encoding cysteine desulfurase family protein, producing MNKRPLYFDYAATTPVDERVIQVMVECLGFDGNFGNPASSSHAFGQEARRSVERARQQVAQLVGAQAQQIVWTSGATESNNLALKGVAQARGASGGHVITSLIEHKAILDTARQLEESGVAVTWLAPDAEGLISPHAVREALREDTFLVSLMLVNNELGTVNDVAAIGELVRGHGALFHVDAAQGAGKVRIDLAHWPVDLMSFSAHKIYGPKGIGALYVGERARPRLSAQIHGGGHEGGFRSGTLATHQIAAMGAAFELAAESFDDELDKIVHLRNRLLEPLLALPGVCINGSATQRIPHTLSLTFHEGEFNPAALGASLAFSATSACNSANNTPSHVLLALGHDARAAGRTIRLSLGRFTREQDIDEAVRLIKAACVAAPAFWASTP